GCAATCGACGGCACCCGCCGGCTGAAGGGGCGGATGGTTGGGGCCAGGTGACGCTCGCACCCTTGCCGCCAACACCGTTTCTGAGCACCATTCAGTTTCCGGGGCGTGGCCCTGCCGTGCCGCGTCCACCGCTCGAAAGCCGCCCTTGAAGAAATCTCCAGCCCCCGACAGTTCCTCCGGCATGCGCCGCCAGCCCACCCAGGCGCGGGCGCGCCAGACCATCGAGGCCATCTTCGGCGCCACCGCGCAGATCGTGGAAAAGGAAGGCGAGGAGGGCATCACCACCAACAAGGTCGCGCAGGTGGCGGGCTTTTCCATCGGCACGCTCTACCAGTATTTCCCCTCGAAGGAGGCCATCGTGCTGGCCATGGTGGAGCGCGAGCGCAACCGCGTGCAGCAGCAATTGCGCGAGCTGTTGGACGAGGCCGTGGCCCAGCGGCGTGAGGTGCGGGCCGTGCTGCGCGACGTGGTTCGGCTGTTGGTGGCGGCCTTCGGCACCGGCGGCCATTCGCGGGTTCGGCGCGGCATGGTGCGGCTGGGCTGGCGCATCGACCACCACGACCGCGTGACGGCCGCGCTGCGCGAAGGGGCGGAGCGCAATGCCCTGGCGCTGGCCCGCCTGATCGAGGTAGGCGATACCTCGGTGCGCGCTCCCACGCCGGCCATGATGTTCGTTGCCACGCGCGCCATCATGGGCGCCATCCGCAGCGCCGCGCTGGAGGACTCGCCCCTGCTGGGTCAGCCCGCGTTCGAGGACGAACTGGTGCGCATGCTGTGGGGCATGTTGCGCGCCGACGCGGGGGATTAGCGCCACCCCCTTTTGTTGCCGTCGGCAGAGGACTCAGGAAGAAGGCACAGCAGCCTGCTGGGGGTAGAAGATGGGTTGCGCCGGATCGCGGTGCCAGTCGTACTCGGCGGCGAGGGCGGCCGTTTCGGCTACGGCACGGCCAGCCAGGCGAGCGACCAGGTGCCATGCCATGTCGGTCCCTGCGGACACGCCCGCCGAGGTCACGTACTTGCCCGCATCCACCCAGCGCGAAACGTTGTCCCACAGCACCGCGGGACCGAAGCCCGCCACCCAGCCGAAGGCCTGGTGGTTGGTGGCGGCTGGCCGCCCATCCAGCAGGCCGGATCGCGCCAGGATGGCCGCGCCGGTGCAGACCGAAGTGACCACGGCCACGTGCTGGTCCATGGCCTGCACCCATTGCAGCAAGGCCTGGACGGCTGCGGTGTCCGGGTCCATCAGCAAGGTGCCGACCCCTTGTCCGCCGGGGATCATGAGCAGGTCCAGCGGCTGCTCCAGCGCCTCGTCGCGGAAGAGATCCGGCGCCACGCGGGGGCCGTTGAAGCTGGCCACCGGCGCGGGAACCGGCGCAGGGCTGGCACCGTTCGCGGCGGGCCTGCACTCGTTGGAGATCAGCACGATCTGGAACGGCAGGGCCGGCGCGTCGGCATAGGAGGTGCCGATGAAGCGCGCGATGGAAAACGCCTCGATGAAGCCCCATACGTCGAGCGGCTCGAATTGGGGAAACACCAGGATCCCGACGCGTTGGGTGCGTGGAAAGGCCGTGGCAGGTGTGGAATGGGATGCTGCAGGCATGGTCATTTGGTGGGAAAGAGTTCAATGGCAAGGTCGGCTCGCCCCCCCTCGTGGGGGCTGCCGTCGATGGGAAAACCGATCAGCAGGCAGACCGGCTGCCCCGCCGGGGGCAGGGGGGCATCACCTGCAAGGGAGACGAGAAACCGCTGGCTGCGCTGTGGCTGCGCCGCGGTGAAGGCGCGCAGTGGGTGCACCGCGAAGCGGGTGATCTCCCGCGGGGTGGGTGGGGCGCCCACCAGCAGGGAGGCGACCAGCCGCCCGGTGGCCGGCCGTGGCGGCTCGAAGGCCCGCAGCACGATCACCACGCGTTGGCGGTCTTCCTGCAGGGCCAGCCGGTCCGCTGGCGTGGGTGTCAGGCAAACCTTCGCAGGCGCCGTGCTGGTGGTAACGGAATGGGGTGCAGGGGTTGGCTCCATGGCGTGCGCAGCCACCGCGGGCAACCCGGCCAGGGTGAAGGCCAGCAAGGCGCAGGCTGAAGCAAGCGGTGCCATCGCTGCGGTGCCGGGTTGCTGCGCGTCAGATCAGTGCGATCTCGATCGAGCCGGGCACCACGGTGCCCACCTCCGAGGGCGGGGTGCCGGCCACCGGCAAGGCCACCAGTTGCACCGTGACCGTGTTGCCCTGCAGTCCCTGGGTCTGCGACAGCCGCCGCAGCGTGTCCGTGAGGTTGACCAGGGTCGAAGGCAGGCTGCCGGTGTGCGCTCCCTCGCCGTGGCCATGGCCGTGCCGGAGGAAGCTCAGCGTCGTCACGAAATGCGGGTCGGTGACGGGCACCTGCGGACCGACGGTATCGCGATTGACGAACACACGGATCGCACGCACGTTGTCCGCGATGCGGATGTCGGAGATCAGCGCCACCACTTCTCGCGGCGCACCCGCACCGGGCGCGGAAGGCGGGGACTGCAATGGCGCGAGCGCCCCGGCGCCCAGCTGGAACGGCACGCCCAGCGAAGTGGCCGCCGTGGCCGCGGCCATGTCGCTTTTCTTCAGGCGCAGAAGATTGTCGCCGGCCGCGGGATTGAACAGGGCCGACAGGTTGGCCCGGCGCTGCGGATCGACGGGCTGGTTGTCGGGCGAGGGCAGGGTGTCGTAGGTGTAGCCAAGCGCGGCAGTGCTCAGCAGGTCGCTCACCTTCTTGGTGTAGAGCCTGCCGTCGGGTGCGATGTAGTTGTCGCGGAACGGCATGTTGAGCCACAGCGGATCGGTCGAATTCTGGCGGCCGAGCGCGTTTCAGGATACCCAGATGCGGTCGATGTTGCCGTGGTGCATCATGAAGATCGGGTCTCTCGGCGAGTTGGACTCCGGCATGAATCCGCCGATGTTGTTGTGCACGTTGTTGTGCGGCGTGCGCTCCAGAATGCCCTGGTTGCCGCCTCCCATCGGAACCCACTTGGCGTCGAGGTTGTTCTGCACCACCGGCTTTTTCGGATCGCTGCGATCCACCGAGCGGCTGGTGCCGAAGGCTTCGTAGTTGGTTTCCTGGTAGATCTTGCGGATCACCTCGGGGCCCACGAGTTCGTCGGTCAGCGCGTTCTCGCCCGTGAGCTGGTTGCGCAGCATGGTGGGGTCGTCGCCTTTGCCCGGCACATACAGGGGGTTGGGCTGGCCCCTGTAGGTTTTGTCTGTGAACGCCGCGGGCAGTTCGCGCAGCGCGGTCCAGTCCCAGTAGGGCATGGCGAAGTCGGGGTGGCGGGTCATGGCTGCGGCCGCCTTCTCGTACATCTCGACGAAACCGCGGTGCCATGGCAGGAAGTACCAGTCTCCGTGCGGGCAGTATTTGAAATTGTGGGCATCCCCATGCTGGTTGGCAAAGCCCAGCCAGCTGACCCGGCTGCTTTGGGGCCGGGACCGCATGATGCCGACGAAGTCCCGGTAGGCGGACAGGTCCGGATCGTCCAGCGCCATGGTGTTGACGCAGCGGCGTGTGCGAAGCTTGGGTGCGGCCACGGCCTGCAGCAGGCCGGGCACCAGGCCCGAGAACGTGGTGATGGCGCCGGCGGCGACCACGGTTTTCAGTGCGTTTCTCTTGCTGATCATGTGGGGGTTCTCCCGCGTTGGCCGGCGTTGGGCCGTGAGTTCAGTGGTGGCCCTTGCTGGCCCCGCCAGCGCCGTCCGGCAGGGCCACCCGCACGATCTGCATCATTCCCTGGTCTTCGTGGTCCAGGATGTGGCAGTGCAGCACGTAGTCCCCGATGTAGCGCTGGTAGCGCGTTCGCACGATCAGCGTGTACTTGCCGTTGGGCTGTTCCTTGGTCGCGATGTTCTTGACCCAGAGCGTGTCTTTCCACACGCCCTTGAGCGCGCGGTATTGCGGGTCGACGGTGCCGTCCGCCTTGTCGTCGCCGTCCGGTCCGGACACGTCCTTGCCGTCCGGGTCGAGGATCTTGACGATCTGGAACGGGTTCACATGGATGTGGAACGGATGGCTCACGAAGTCCGATTGCAGCGTCCATTCATCCACCCCGCCCAAGGTCAGCACGCGGTCGATGCGGTTCGGATCGAAGGGCTTGCCGTTCACCTGGAACTGGATCGGCTGGGCGTTCAGGTCGATGTTGAATGCGAGGGTCTGCGTGCCCGTGACTTCGCTGTCCTGCACGGTGGGGTGGGGCACGAAGCTGGTGAGCTTCAGTCCATCCTTCAATTCAGCGCTGACCTGGGCCCGCACGTCCAAGGGCAGGTTGACGGCGGCAGCGGCGGCCAGTTCCGCTGCAAGGTACGCCGAAATGTTCTGCGGAACGGGATTGCCGGGGGCGACCTTGCTCACGGTGCCGAGCAACTGGCGCGACGGGGGCGCCTGGTTCACGCTGGCCGAAGCGGGTGAGGCGGCGTCGATCACGCAGTAGTCGCCCGCCTCGGGAAACACCATCAGGGTGTCCCAGCGGTAGGCCGGCTGATACACCGTCTGCGTGCTGGGGATCGCCGCAGCGGTGGTCAGCCCGTCGGCTGCGATCAGGTGCTGGGGCAGCGGGGCGCCCGTGCAATTTTGTTCGATGTAGGCATCGTGCTCGCTGGCGCGCAGCGCCTGTGCGCTGCGTGCGCCCGGCCGCAGCTTGCGGAACTCCAGGTTGATGGTGTCGCGCACGCCGCCATGGATGATGCGCCAGCGCTCGATCTGGCCGGCCTTCGCGCCCTCGAAGGTGGGCAGCACCTCGCCGTTGATGCTGGTGTAGCGCCCGGAGGCCGGCCAGGACCCGGGGCCGAACTGGTCCTTGTCCTCCTTGTCCACGGCCTTGTAGTGCTCGATG
This region of Acidovorax sp. GBBC 1281 genomic DNA includes:
- a CDS encoding TetR/AcrR family transcriptional regulator, whose amino-acid sequence is MKKSPAPDSSSGMRRQPTQARARQTIEAIFGATAQIVEKEGEEGITTNKVAQVAGFSIGTLYQYFPSKEAIVLAMVERERNRVQQQLRELLDEAVAQRREVRAVLRDVVRLLVAAFGTGGHSRVRRGMVRLGWRIDHHDRVTAALREGAERNALALARLIEVGDTSVRAPTPAMMFVATRAIMGAIRSAALEDSPLLGQPAFEDELVRMLWGMLRADAGD
- a CDS encoding DJ-1/PfpI family protein, with the translated sequence MPAASHSTPATAFPRTQRVGILVFPQFEPLDVWGFIEAFSIARFIGTSYADAPALPFQIVLISNECRPAANGASPAPVPAPVASFNGPRVAPDLFRDEALEQPLDLLMIPGGQGVGTLLMDPDTAAVQALLQWVQAMDQHVAVVTSVCTGAAILARSGLLDGRPAATNHQAFGWVAGFGPAVLWDNVSRWVDAGKYVTSAGVSAGTDMAWHLVARLAGRAVAETAALAAEYDWHRDPAQPIFYPQQAAVPSS
- a CDS encoding tyrosinase family domain-containing protein, which produces MPFRDNYIAPDGRLYTKKVSDLLSTAALGYTYDTLPSPDNQPVDPQRRANLSALFNPAAGDNLLRLKKSDMAAATAATSLGVPFQLGAGALAPLQSPPSAPGAGAPREVVALISDIRIADNVRAIRVFVNRDTVGPQVPVTDPHFVTTLSFLRHGHGHGEGAHTGSLPSTLVNLTDTLRRLSQTQGLQGNTVTVQLVALPVAGTPPSEVGTVVPGSIEIALI
- a CDS encoding tyrosinase family protein, which codes for MISKRNALKTVVAAGAITTFSGLVPGLLQAVAAPKLRTRRCVNTMALDDPDLSAYRDFVGIMRSRPQSSRVSWLGFANQHGDAHNFKYCPHGDWYFLPWHRGFVEMYEKAAAAMTRHPDFAMPYWDWTALRELPAAFTDKTYRGQPNPLYVPGKGDDPTMLRNQLTGENALTDELVGPEVIRKIYQETNYEAFGTSRSVDRSDPKKPVVQNNLDAKWVPMGGGNQGILERTPHNNVHNNIGGFMPESNSPRDPIFMMHHGNIDRIWVS
- a CDS encoding multicopper oxidase family protein; amino-acid sequence: MSNPPLLELQRKAPRRLQLAAGPATRAVSHEASLDLNVVYTDGKLWNPAEQRFDKVRLRSYQGTRVDPKAPFVSPMLEIRPGDTIRIRLNNQLPPDPSCITFTDGVNTPHCFNGTNLHTHGLWVNPAGNGDNVLISINPTVSFEYEYNIPSDHPAGTFWYHTHRHGSTALQVASGMAGALVIRGDRPPTPTQTGDVDTLLRPTARQSFKERVLVLQQIQYACRDKNNRIQFNPDGTYRCNEGDVGGIEHYKAVDKEDKDQFGPGSWPASGRYTSINGEVLPTFEGAKAGQIERWRIIHGGVRDTINLEFRKLRPGARSAQALRASEHDAYIEQNCTGAPLPQHLIAADGLTTAAAIPSTQTVYQPAYRWDTLMVFPEAGDYCVIDAASPASASVNQAPPSRQLLGTVSKVAPGNPVPQNISAYLAAELAAAAAVNLPLDVRAQVSAELKDGLKLTSFVPHPTVQDSEVTGTQTLAFNIDLNAQPIQFQVNGKPFDPNRIDRVLTLGGVDEWTLQSDFVSHPFHIHVNPFQIVKILDPDGKDVSGPDGDDKADGTVDPQYRALKGVWKDTLWVKNIATKEQPNGKYTLIVRTRYQRYIGDYVLHCHILDHEDQGMMQIVRVALPDGAGGASKGHH